In Reichenbachiella agarivorans, one genomic interval encodes:
- a CDS encoding aminotransferase class IV: MYLFIETVCYLDGQPTMLALHQQRLDRTFQSYFPEAKPHQLHQLLPEIPDDSRFKCRVVYDGDSISVEYTPYLIPKIKSLRVVICDDAAYAYKSEDRSKLVELFERRGAADDVLIVKNGMVTDSYFANVAFYDGNEWFTPETCLLEGVKRKSLIMQGLLKVRAISLQDISRYEKVSLINAMLDLGEVEINVNSIILN; encoded by the coding sequence ATGTACCTATTTATTGAAACTGTCTGCTATTTGGATGGACAACCTACAATGTTGGCACTGCATCAGCAGCGGTTGGATCGTACGTTTCAATCCTATTTCCCAGAGGCAAAACCACATCAGTTGCATCAGTTGTTACCAGAGATTCCAGATGATAGCAGGTTCAAGTGTCGAGTAGTTTATGATGGAGATAGTATTTCGGTAGAATATACCCCCTACCTCATACCAAAAATCAAATCGCTTCGTGTAGTAATATGTGATGATGCAGCATATGCCTACAAGTCTGAAGATAGGAGTAAACTGGTAGAGTTATTTGAAAGGAGAGGTGCTGCAGATGATGTGTTGATTGTGAAAAATGGGATGGTGACGGATAGTTATTTCGCCAATGTTGCTTTTTATGATGGCAATGAGTGGTTTACGCCAGAGACCTGTTTGCTAGAGGGAGTGAAAAGAAAATCCTTGATCATGCAGGGACTCCTAAAAGTAAGAGCTATTTCACTTCAAGATATTTCACGATATGAAAAGGTCTCTCTCATCAATGCCATGCTTGATTTGGGGGAAGTAGAAATTAATGTTAATAGTATTATTTTAAACTGA
- a CDS encoding aminodeoxychorismate synthase component I — translation MLSKVEAIDRINDLSSNHIPFLFISDFKSENNEVLIMEEIDPKQILYQINGYGNVSKVEDGEVSTQLIKSPMSFDAYQHKFDAVMGHLEKGNAYLLNLTCPTPVVGSCSLKDIFHQSTAKYKLWYKGQFVVFSPEIFVQIKDGQITSHPMKGTIDASIPNAENILLSSDKEMAEHATIVDLIRNDMSIHADHVMVEQFRYVDEIRTNHKHLLQVSSKITGQLKEGYQLGEVIFSLLPAGSITGAPKPRTLEIISEVEGYERGFYTGVVGYFDGNNFDSGVMIRFIEQQGEQWIYKSGGGIHSLSNAASEYQEMIDKVYVPIY, via the coding sequence ATGCTAAGTAAAGTGGAAGCCATTGATCGTATCAACGATCTCTCTTCCAATCATATTCCATTCTTATTTATCTCCGATTTTAAAAGTGAGAATAATGAGGTGCTGATCATGGAAGAAATAGATCCAAAACAAATTCTTTATCAAATCAATGGATATGGTAATGTGTCCAAAGTAGAGGATGGAGAGGTATCTACCCAATTGATCAAATCTCCGATGTCTTTTGACGCCTATCAACACAAGTTTGATGCAGTCATGGGTCATTTAGAAAAGGGCAATGCATACCTTCTCAATCTGACTTGCCCTACTCCCGTGGTAGGGTCATGTAGTTTGAAAGATATTTTCCATCAAAGCACAGCCAAATACAAGCTGTGGTACAAAGGTCAATTTGTAGTTTTTTCACCAGAAATATTCGTTCAGATCAAGGATGGACAAATCACTTCTCATCCGATGAAGGGCACCATAGACGCATCAATTCCTAATGCAGAGAATATACTGTTGTCCAGTGACAAAGAGATGGCGGAGCATGCGACCATTGTTGATTTGATCCGAAATGATATGAGTATCCATGCTGATCATGTAATGGTGGAGCAGTTTAGGTATGTGGATGAAATCCGTACCAATCACAAGCACTTGTTGCAGGTGAGTTCTAAAATCACGGGGCAATTGAAAGAAGGATATCAGCTCGGTGAAGTGATTTTCTCGCTATTGCCAGCTGGGTCGATCACTGGGGCTCCTAAACCTAGGACACTTGAGATCATCTCAGAGGTAGAGGGTTATGAGCGTGGGTTCTATACAGGAGTGGTGGGATATTTTGATGGCAACAACTTTGACAGTGGCGTGATGATTCGCTTCATCGAGCAACAAGGCGAGCAGTGGATTTACAAGAGCGGCGGAGGAATTCACTCCCTTAGCAATGCTGCATCTGAGTATCAAGAAATGATAGATAAAGTATATGTACCTATTTATTGA
- the bshB1 gene encoding bacillithiol biosynthesis deacetylase BshB1 has translation MKLDVLVFAAHPDDAELTCGGTILSLVASGKKVGIVDFTRGEMGTRGTPEIRDAEAAKAAEILGLSIRYNLRFRDVFFQNDDEHVLKVVEQIRRFQPTTILANALSDRHPDHGKAAALVKRALFLAGLRKIETQWEGKAQEYWHAKNLYHYIQTDWHQPDFVVDVSDFWEQRMKAVKAFQSQFFDPKGAASNTLISSPDFMELLEARGREFGMAIRSQYGEGFVSDRMVGVADLSSLL, from the coding sequence ATGAAATTAGATGTTTTGGTATTTGCCGCTCACCCTGATGATGCAGAATTAACTTGTGGAGGAACCATACTGTCATTGGTGGCATCTGGAAAGAAAGTAGGAATTGTAGATTTTACCAGAGGAGAGATGGGTACACGTGGTACGCCGGAAATCCGTGATGCTGAGGCTGCCAAAGCAGCAGAGATTTTAGGGTTGAGTATTCGATACAACTTGAGATTTAGAGATGTGTTTTTTCAAAATGATGATGAACACGTACTCAAAGTGGTAGAACAAATCAGGAGATTTCAACCCACTACGATTTTGGCGAATGCCCTCTCTGATAGGCATCCAGATCATGGAAAAGCCGCTGCTCTGGTTAAAAGAGCCTTGTTTTTAGCTGGATTGAGGAAAATTGAAACCCAATGGGAGGGAAAAGCACAAGAGTATTGGCATGCCAAAAACTTGTATCACTACATTCAAACCGATTGGCATCAACCAGATTTTGTGGTGGATGTATCTGATTTTTGGGAGCAGAGAATGAAAGCTGTTAAAGCCTTTCAGTCTCAATTTTTTGATCCCAAGGGTGCTGCATCAAACACCTTAATTTCTTCACCAGATTTTATGGAGCTGTTGGAAGCCAGAGGGAGAGAGTTTGGTATGGCGATTCGTTCTCAATATGGAGAAGGGTTCGTCTCAGATCGGATGGTAGGTGTGGCAGATTTGTCCTCCTTGCTTTGA
- a CDS encoding SiaB family protein kinase: protein MIRKSKSRSKQANQLNHLKNIITFSNLMKESDANIVYLGKVTQSTIDGITDMMEESMIDRQESKQTTKRVYHVMIEALQNICKHADSTAEYASNSLEQGLAKDGIFLIGHNEEEYYVTTGNQITTENTIRLRDTLDKINALDKEGLREMHKQAMAQGDISNVGGAGLGFIDIKKKTGTEYEYYFDPVSADHCYFILTIRILKEDVKDF, encoded by the coding sequence ATGATCAGAAAATCAAAAAGTAGAAGCAAGCAAGCCAATCAGCTTAATCACCTGAAAAACATCATCACGTTTAGCAACTTGATGAAGGAATCTGATGCCAATATAGTGTATTTGGGTAAAGTGACTCAGTCAACCATAGATGGGATCACCGATATGATGGAAGAGAGCATGATCGATCGTCAGGAAAGTAAGCAGACGACCAAGCGTGTCTATCACGTGATGATCGAAGCACTACAAAATATATGCAAGCATGCCGATAGCACGGCTGAATACGCGTCCAACAGTTTGGAACAGGGCTTAGCCAAGGACGGTATTTTCCTTATTGGTCACAATGAAGAAGAATATTACGTCACTACGGGTAACCAAATCACTACTGAAAACACGATTCGCCTCAGAGATACACTGGATAAGATCAACGCACTGGATAAAGAGGGTTTGCGAGAGATGCACAAACAAGCCATGGCGCAAGGTGATATCTCTAATGTAGGAGGCGCGGGACTAGGTTTTATCGACATCAAGAAAAAAACAGGGACGGAGTATGAGTACTATTTTGATCCCGTGAGCGCAGATCACTGCTACTTTATTCTCACCATCAGAATCCTCAAAGAAGACGTAAAGGATTTTTAA
- a CDS encoding peptidoglycan DD-metalloendopeptidase family protein, which translates to MRRSMVVGFFLFLLISSESFCQEKRRKDFLRFRDKKIESKFDLDTINVVEENWFSLDDTYLDSLAWEEQQFLESEMREEQMDSAEMSQMVLFYNTPVEVSEQLLIDSVWVTIREYYSIWSSTKVNPYELDGEQFQDTVRLPLTFQNPQLDWAMPLEQMTITSPFGLRHWKWHYGDDLRLNTGDSVKVAFDGIVRLAMYDRYGYGNYVLVRHYNGLETLYGHLSKRLVVAGDVLKAGDVLGLGGSTGRSSGPHLHFEVRYQGNAIRPTEVFNFETMSLNTEELEINASTFDYLKEARMIRFHKVRSGDTLSGISQRYGVSINKICSLNGISRKSILRIGQRLRIT; encoded by the coding sequence ATGAGAAGAAGCATGGTTGTAGGCTTCTTTCTATTCTTATTGATATCTTCAGAATCCTTTTGTCAGGAAAAGAGACGAAAGGATTTTTTACGTTTCAGGGATAAGAAAATAGAAAGCAAGTTTGATCTTGACACGATCAATGTAGTAGAAGAAAATTGGTTTTCACTGGATGATACCTATCTCGATAGTCTAGCTTGGGAGGAGCAGCAGTTTCTAGAATCAGAGATGAGAGAAGAGCAGATGGACTCAGCAGAGATGAGTCAAATGGTACTGTTCTATAATACACCCGTGGAGGTATCGGAGCAGTTGCTCATCGATTCAGTTTGGGTTACGATCAGGGAGTATTATAGCATTTGGAGCTCTACCAAAGTCAATCCCTATGAGTTGGACGGAGAGCAATTTCAAGATACGGTTCGGTTGCCTTTGACTTTTCAGAACCCACAGTTGGATTGGGCCATGCCATTGGAGCAAATGACCATCACCTCACCATTTGGGTTGCGACACTGGAAGTGGCACTATGGGGACGACCTTCGCCTCAATACTGGGGACTCAGTGAAGGTAGCTTTTGACGGTATCGTCAGATTGGCTATGTATGATCGCTATGGCTATGGCAATTATGTCTTAGTGAGGCATTACAATGGCCTTGAAACCCTGTATGGGCATCTTAGCAAGCGTTTGGTAGTGGCAGGAGATGTGCTCAAGGCAGGAGATGTATTGGGGCTAGGAGGGAGCACGGGACGTAGCTCTGGGCCTCATTTGCATTTTGAAGTGCGCTATCAGGGCAATGCAATCAGACCTACAGAAGTGTTTAATTTTGAAACAATGAGCCTCAATACTGAGGAACTAGAGATCAATGCTTCTACATTTGATTACTTGAAGGAAGCCCGGATGATCAGGTTTCACAAGGTCAGAAGTGGTGATACCTTGAGTGGAATCAGTCAGCGCTATGGTGTTTCTATCAATAAAATATGTAGTTTGAATGGAATAAGTAGGAAATCCATCCTCAGAATAGGACAGAGGTTGAGGATTACTTAA
- a CDS encoding DUF1987 domain-containing protein: MFHSRHVLHNRAAMDGYFIRATGSTPSIEFNPAKGLLEITGVSTPDDPLSFYGHIFSLLHEFESANKKEIVVNFGLKNMTGSTTYIYILVKKLISLQNDTRKVVFNWYYEKNNEKILEVGKEISQHYQHPFNYIGVFKIKQSLRQAS; the protein is encoded by the coding sequence ATGTTTCACAGTAGGCATGTCCTACACAATCGAGCCGCTATGGATGGATATTTCATTAGAGCTACAGGTTCTACCCCTTCAATAGAATTTAATCCTGCAAAAGGACTTCTGGAGATTACAGGGGTGTCAACACCAGATGACCCATTGAGTTTTTATGGGCATATATTTAGTCTTTTGCATGAATTTGAAAGTGCAAACAAGAAGGAAATCGTAGTGAATTTTGGATTAAAGAATATGACTGGTTCTACCACTTATATTTATATTTTGGTCAAAAAATTGATCTCACTACAAAATGATACTAGAAAAGTCGTTTTCAATTGGTACTATGAAAAGAACAATGAAAAAATTCTTGAAGTAGGCAAAGAGATCAGTCAGCATTATCAGCATCCTTTCAATTACATAGGTGTTTTTAAAATAAAACAGTCTTTGAGGCAAGCGAGCTAA
- a CDS encoding HAD family hydrolase has translation MNINTIIFDLGGVIINLDELATVSAFAALSGHPYQEVIQLYQQSEVFKQYEMGNISSTVFREEVRKMIDTQSDDATIDRAWNAMLGEIPIQRLELLLDLQKNYRVMILSNTNEIHETAFNQILQQVSGKNSLHDFAHDVFFSHRIHLRKPNADIYLNLLATSGIQAENAIFLDDKLENLEGAKSVGINTLHITTPDDVFKIKSHV, from the coding sequence TTGAATATCAATACAATAATTTTCGATCTCGGCGGGGTAATCATCAATCTAGATGAATTAGCCACTGTCAGTGCTTTTGCGGCACTATCTGGTCACCCCTACCAAGAGGTAATCCAGCTCTACCAACAATCTGAGGTTTTCAAACAATATGAGATGGGCAATATCTCTAGTACTGTCTTTCGCGAAGAGGTCAGAAAAATGATTGATACACAGTCTGACGATGCAACCATTGATAGAGCTTGGAACGCCATGCTGGGTGAAATCCCTATTCAAAGACTTGAATTGCTATTAGATTTACAAAAAAACTACCGTGTGATGATTCTGAGCAATACCAATGAGATACATGAAACTGCTTTTAATCAGATATTGCAGCAAGTGAGTGGTAAAAACTCGCTGCATGATTTTGCACATGACGTGTTTTTTTCTCATCGCATACATCTCCGAAAGCCCAATGCAGACATCTATCTCAACCTATTAGCTACGAGTGGTATTCAAGCAGAAAATGCTATCTTCCTTGATGACAAACTAGAAAATCTAGAGGGAGCAAAATCAGTAGGTATCAACACCCTCCACATCACCACGCCTGATGATGTATTCAAAATCAAATCACATGTCTGA
- a CDS encoding RluA family pseudouridine synthase: MTSIGAFLFSFSSQVCCMGWGIPYFRELNKQPTADELSAILVFFAAMSKPFFSIYEDNHLLIVDKSPGILVQGDKTGDKPLLDHCKDYIKKKYDKPGAVFLGTVHRLDRPVSGLVVFARTSKSLERMNKLFKERKIKKVYWAIVKKKPPKSEDKLVHWLKKDESINKTTAHDKEVEGSQRAELKYKILGHLNDHYLLEVQPLTGRPHQIRVQLASMGCPIRGDIKYGFAKPNPDGNINLHARSLDFIHPVSAEPVKVVAGVPSNEFWEQYLVLDKKSAKIKSKDKYMDKLQ, from the coding sequence ATGACAAGTATAGGAGCTTTTTTGTTTTCGTTCTCATCGCAGGTGTGCTGCATGGGATGGGGCATTCCGTATTTCAGAGAATTAAATAAACAACCTACCGCTGATGAGCTCTCAGCTATTTTAGTTTTCTTTGCAGCCATGTCAAAACCATTTTTTTCGATATACGAGGATAATCATCTGCTCATAGTGGACAAGTCTCCTGGCATCTTGGTTCAGGGAGATAAAACGGGGGATAAACCTCTCTTGGATCACTGCAAGGACTACATCAAGAAAAAGTATGACAAACCTGGGGCGGTATTTTTAGGTACAGTTCATCGGTTGGATAGACCTGTCAGTGGTTTGGTGGTGTTTGCCCGAACTTCTAAGAGTTTAGAGCGAATGAATAAGTTATTCAAGGAGCGTAAGATCAAAAAGGTCTATTGGGCCATTGTCAAAAAAAAGCCACCTAAGAGTGAAGACAAACTGGTACATTGGTTGAAAAAGGATGAATCCATCAACAAGACCACGGCTCATGACAAAGAAGTAGAGGGATCGCAGCGAGCAGAATTGAAATACAAGATTTTGGGACATCTCAATGACCATTACCTATTGGAAGTACAGCCCCTGACTGGCAGACCTCATCAGATCCGTGTGCAGTTGGCAAGCATGGGATGTCCGATCAGAGGAGACATCAAGTATGGTTTTGCCAAGCCCAACCCAGATGGCAATATCAATCTCCATGCTCGATCGCTTGATTTTATTCACCCAGTCAGTGCGGAGCCTGTCAAGGTTGTGGCAGGTGTACCAAGCAATGAATTTTGGGAGCAGTATTTGGTCTTGGACAAAAAGTCAGCTAAGATTAAAAGTAAGGATAAATACATGGACAAACTGCAGTAA
- a CDS encoding DUF6787 family protein has product MSFLNRLQDRWKLKSIRQVIVVLIVFACTGFSVMFLKKPIMGFILTSDEYQVVFTVLYYILILPIYFVILLFYGFLFGQFNFFWTFVKRTWYRMTAQKSKIDAK; this is encoded by the coding sequence ATGAGTTTTCTGAATAGGTTGCAGGATAGGTGGAAACTGAAAAGTATCAGGCAAGTCATAGTTGTTTTGATTGTTTTTGCTTGTACAGGTTTTTCAGTGATGTTTTTAAAGAAGCCCATCATGGGTTTCATTCTGACTTCTGATGAGTATCAGGTAGTCTTTACAGTTCTGTATTATATTCTTATTCTACCTATTTACTTCGTTATTTTGTTGTTCTATGGTTTTTTATTTGGTCAATTCAATTTTTTCTGGACATTCGTCAAAAGAACCTGGTACCGTATGACGGCTCAAAAATCAAAAATTGATGCTAAGTAA
- the trxB gene encoding thioredoxin-disulfide reductase yields the protein MTEEKVKVLIIGSGPAGYTAAIYASRAGLNPVLYTGGEPGGQLTTTNDVENFPGYPEGINGPAMMMDLQKQAERFGTDIRYGLATSVDFSSYPHKVIIDEKHEITAGAVIISTGASAQYLGLESEKRLLNFGVSACAVCDGFFYKGKVVAVVGGGDTAAEEATYLANICPKVYLLVRRDEMRASKIMQERVKKTPNIEILWNTSAEEILGESEVEGMRVVNNVTGEKKEIPLSGFFVAIGHKPNTEIFKKYLDTDEAGYLLVQPGTSKTKIEGVFVTGDAADRVYRQAVTAAGTGCMGALDAERFLAAKEFELAE from the coding sequence ATGACAGAGGAAAAAGTAAAAGTACTAATCATAGGTTCGGGTCCTGCAGGTTATACTGCAGCTATTTATGCTTCTAGAGCTGGTTTAAATCCAGTTTTGTACACAGGAGGTGAGCCAGGGGGACAATTGACCACTACCAACGACGTAGAAAACTTCCCAGGCTATCCTGAAGGAATCAATGGCCCAGCGATGATGATGGATTTGCAAAAGCAAGCAGAGCGCTTCGGGACAGATATCAGATATGGCTTGGCTACATCTGTTGATTTTTCATCCTACCCACATAAAGTAATAATCGACGAAAAGCATGAAATCACTGCTGGGGCGGTGATAATTTCTACAGGTGCTAGCGCACAGTATTTGGGTCTTGAGTCTGAAAAAAGACTGTTGAATTTTGGTGTGTCGGCTTGTGCGGTATGTGACGGCTTTTTCTACAAAGGAAAAGTAGTAGCTGTCGTAGGTGGAGGAGATACTGCTGCAGAGGAGGCTACTTATTTGGCTAACATTTGCCCAAAAGTTTACTTGTTGGTCAGAAGAGACGAAATGCGTGCCTCTAAGATCATGCAAGAACGAGTAAAAAAGACACCAAACATAGAGATTCTATGGAATACCTCAGCAGAAGAGATCTTGGGAGAGAGTGAAGTAGAAGGTATGAGAGTGGTCAATAATGTAACAGGAGAGAAAAAAGAGATTCCTCTCAGTGGATTTTTTGTAGCCATAGGCCATAAACCTAACACAGAAATATTTAAAAAGTATCTTGATACAGATGAGGCAGGATATTTGCTAGTACAGCCAGGAACCAGTAAAACAAAAATCGAAGGGGTATTTGTCACTGGGGATGCAGCGGATCGAGTGTACAGACAAGCAGTGACTGCAGCAGGTACAGGCTGTATGGGTGCTTTGGATGCAGAGCGGTTTTTGGCTGCAAAGGAGTTTGAATTAGCAGAATAA
- a CDS encoding site-2 protease family protein, whose amino-acid sequence MSDHKSNKQLYIQISLFILTIITTTISGAEWISGKSLLFGEETVGWTEFMTGFTFSIPFLLILTVHEFGHYFTAQYHKVKVTLPYYIPLWLGFIGSPSIGTMGAFIKIKERVDSRKKYFDIGIAGPLAGFVVAFFVIWYGFATLPSLDYIYQIHPEYEQWGENYAEHAYDEGSLVFVLGPNLLFSFFENYVVSDPKLIPHAYEMIHYPYLFAGYLALFFTALNLLPIGQLDGGHILYGLIGPTKHRLFSKVFFLIFVYYAGLGIASPYQLSNWMMDEALYVGFLYLSLHHFSSEKRERLMYALGIFAAQLVTVYFFPLAEGYTGWLLFSFILGRVMGIYHPPVLIDTPLNLKRKVLGWMALVVFVLCFSPKPFDIVETQSKEDKSATPTIRSETNPSPY is encoded by the coding sequence ATGTCTGATCACAAAAGCAACAAACAGCTCTACATACAAATTTCCCTTTTCATCTTGACAATCATTACTACGACGATTTCAGGTGCAGAATGGATCAGCGGCAAGTCCTTGCTATTTGGAGAAGAAACAGTCGGTTGGACTGAATTCATGACTGGATTTACCTTTTCTATCCCTTTCTTACTCATACTTACTGTTCATGAGTTTGGGCATTACTTCACTGCCCAATACCACAAAGTCAAAGTCACCCTCCCCTACTACATCCCGCTCTGGCTGGGATTCATAGGTAGTCCATCCATTGGTACCATGGGAGCCTTCATCAAAATCAAGGAAAGAGTAGATAGCCGTAAAAAATACTTTGATATTGGAATTGCAGGTCCTTTAGCTGGATTCGTAGTAGCATTCTTTGTCATTTGGTATGGTTTTGCTACGCTTCCTTCTTTGGATTACATCTATCAGATCCACCCTGAGTACGAGCAGTGGGGAGAAAACTATGCTGAGCACGCGTACGATGAAGGTTCTTTGGTATTTGTCTTAGGTCCAAACCTGCTATTTTCCTTTTTTGAAAACTATGTGGTCTCAGACCCAAAACTGATTCCTCACGCCTACGAAATGATCCATTACCCTTATTTATTCGCAGGGTATTTGGCACTATTTTTTACTGCACTCAATCTGCTACCTATAGGCCAACTCGATGGTGGACATATACTATATGGTCTGATTGGACCGACAAAGCATCGTCTGTTTTCAAAAGTGTTTTTCCTGATTTTCGTCTATTATGCTGGATTGGGAATTGCTTCTCCCTATCAACTGTCCAATTGGATGATGGATGAGGCATTGTATGTGGGATTCCTTTACCTCAGTCTACATCACTTTTCATCAGAAAAAAGAGAACGGCTCATGTATGCTTTGGGGATATTTGCAGCACAACTCGTGACGGTTTATTTCTTTCCACTGGCAGAGGGTTACACGGGATGGCTGCTATTTTCATTCATTCTTGGCAGAGTGATGGGCATTTATCACCCACCAGTCCTTATTGACACCCCACTAAATCTCAAGCGAAAAGTACTGGGATGGATGGCTTTGGTCGTCTTTGTCTTGTGCTTTAGTCCTAAACCCTTTGATATTGTTGAAACTCAAAGCAAGGAGGACAAATCTGCCACACCTACCATCCGATCTGAGACGAACCCTTCTCCATATTGA
- a CDS encoding sigma-70 family RNA polymerase sigma factor, with translation MRQLKITKQITNRESPSLEKYLSEISRVELITADQEVILAKKIREGDTVALERLIKANLRFVISVAKQYQNQGLTLGDLINEGNLGLIKAAQRFDETRGFKFISYAVWWIRQSILQALAEQARIVRLPLNRVGSISKITKAFATLEQKYEREPTNEEIANLLELPIDDVILAVRNSGRHVSVDAPFSNGEESSLLDVLIDDSEKDPDDGLEYDSMKSEVKRVLSTLTHRESLVLNYYFGLEDGHPLTLDEIGHRIELTRERVRQIKEKAIRRLRHTTKAQNLRVFLG, from the coding sequence ATGCGTCAACTTAAAATCACCAAACAAATAACCAACCGTGAGAGTCCTAGTCTTGAAAAGTACCTTTCTGAAATTAGTCGTGTTGAGTTAATTACGGCTGATCAAGAAGTAATCCTCGCCAAAAAGATCAGAGAAGGTGATACGGTGGCTTTGGAGCGGTTGATCAAGGCAAATTTACGATTTGTAATTTCTGTAGCCAAGCAATACCAAAACCAAGGATTGACCCTTGGTGATTTGATCAATGAGGGGAATTTGGGGTTGATCAAGGCTGCTCAGAGATTTGATGAGACCAGAGGTTTCAAGTTTATATCTTATGCTGTTTGGTGGATTAGACAATCTATTTTGCAGGCATTGGCAGAGCAAGCTCGCATTGTTCGGTTGCCTCTCAACAGAGTGGGGTCTATTTCCAAAATCACCAAAGCGTTTGCAACCTTGGAGCAAAAATATGAGCGAGAACCTACCAATGAGGAGATTGCCAATTTGCTAGAGCTGCCAATCGACGATGTGATTCTGGCAGTGAGGAATTCGGGTAGACACGTATCTGTAGATGCACCATTTTCCAATGGAGAAGAAAGCAGTTTGCTGGATGTACTCATTGATGATTCTGAAAAGGATCCTGACGATGGACTAGAATATGATTCCATGAAAAGCGAAGTGAAAAGGGTGCTATCGACCTTGACGCATCGTGAATCACTGGTGCTCAATTACTATTTTGGTTTGGAAGATGGGCATCCATTGACACTGGACGAAATAGGGCATAGAATCGAATTGACAAGGGAAAGAGTCAGACAAATCAAAGAAAAGGCAATCAGACGATTGAGACATACGACAAAAGCTCAAAACCTAAGAGTCTTTTTAGGATAA